Genomic DNA from Nymphalis io chromosome 5, ilAglIoxx1.1, whole genome shotgun sequence:
TAAGGGCAAATCAGTGATGAGGatggtatatatttcttattaataaagtattatatatattttaaataacatacaaattTCTGTTTTAACTAGGTATCCCTGAAACAGAGTACAGTTGCACAATCCGTATGCCAAGTGCAGAGTTTGCGAGAATCTGTCGTGATCTATCACAGTTTGGAGAGTCAATGGTCATATCTTGTACAAAAGAAGGTAACTAGTGAATAAGTTATCTCATTATGAATCTcagtgaataaaatatttattcaaatgaatTTTTTGTTTACTCAGTTTGATAACATAATACTTAGTGGTTAACTATAGCGAATTGATCTTTTAACAGATTTAGGTATTATCACGTTCTCTATGTTTAAATGTCTATTTTATAGGTGTAAAGTTCTCTGCAAGTGGTGATATTGGATCTGCTAATATTAAGTTGGCACAGACAGCATCCATAGATAAGGAGGACGAAGCAGTTGTCATTGAGATGGATGAGCCTGTCACATTAACTTTTGCCTGCCAGTATCTTAACTATTTCACAAAAGCTACATCGTTAAGTCAACAGGTATGATTGATTTCCTATTTGACTTTTCAAAAATTACCATTTTAATCCTTAAAGTCAAAAATTGTCGGCaatgtaaggttttttttttaagatcgtTTTTCTCTCTttttacttgtatataataatctattatatatgtgtaataatctatttaaatatttgtttttatataaaatatttaaaatgattatgtgAAAGAATGGTATGAATGAATATGAAGTGCAAAATAATCTGCAAAGAACGTTTGTATCGTCGCACATAACCTTCctcaatttttaataagtaaaataagtttataaagaAACGTGCAAATAGTCAATTACCAGATGACATTTCTATCATTTATCGAATTgcatgtgttttttatttaaaatttatattatttttccagGTTCAGCTCTCAATGTCAGCGGATGTACCATTGGTTGTTGAATACCGCATTCCCGATATCGGCCATATCCGTTATTACTTAGCGCCTAAGATTGAAGAGGATGACagttagatttaaaataattttaaaataaatgtatgttttgcTATCATGTTGTAAAGTTAGATACAATgtgtattacaataaatttttgataatatcTTGGGAACACAAAGTATTTACTAACAGtcaattttctaataaaacaacaataaataatcttttaagttttgtttatttcgaCATACTATCATATAAAATAGCTATAACTTGAATGTCACTTCCATGTTACACATGAgtattgaaataatacataaaacacaaaatatttacttcTAACATTTGGAATGGTGATCATtaagtaaaaatgttatattatgatTACAACACATTCTTTGCTCATCCGTCGTAAGAATAGAATAGTGCGTGTTTATAAtactaaagaaaaatacaatctGTTCGGACATAGTGTCCACGACTAAACTTAATCTAAAGGATAACTTAaatgttacttataaataaaactgaccAGAAATATTCAAAGATCACATGAAATACTTAAAACTATGCTAAACTAttgaacttaaatattaaggatcaataaaaattaatcgtagggataaaattcaattaaatataagattaaaatttataaggaGGGTGGGCAGGATACGAAAGTGAACGCCGAGCCCGCTGCCATGACTTCTATAGTAGTTTGCATAACTCTTCATTAACATCAGCCATCTTCATAATCTGTCGGTACCATAGGAACTAAGTCAGCGACACGTCTTATAATCGTGTAACTTGATAAAGTCGTACGCAAACTTGTTCGATATAATAGCGCATGCAGAAATTCTCCAATCATTATGATGATCGCTGATTAAAGTAACATAaggattattgtttttttactctGTTCATAATAGTATAAACAATCAAACTGTGTAAGAACCAACGGAGGCGGTAGATCGAATTAAATTAATCGACATGATGAGATCATTTCAGAAGAAATTAAGTCACTCGCTCACGTTTTCAT
This window encodes:
- the LOC126768559 gene encoding proliferating cell nuclear antigen — its product is MFEARLLRSSILKKVLEAIKDLLTQATFDCDDNGIQLQAMDNSHVSLVSLTLRADGFDKYRCDRNISMGMNLGSMSKILKCAGEKDTVTMKAQDNADTVTFVFESPNQEKVSDYEMKLMNLDLEHLGIPETEYSCTIRMPSAEFARICRDLSQFGESMVISCTKEGVKFSASGDIGSANIKLAQTASIDKEDEAVVIEMDEPVTLTFACQYLNYFTKATSLSQQVQLSMSADVPLVVEYRIPDIGHIRYYLAPKIEEDDS